A region from the Hypericibacter adhaerens genome encodes:
- a CDS encoding J domain-containing protein, whose translation MAPRCDHMDCAEPGLYRAPKSRDRLNDYFNFCLEHVRAYNKAWNYFEGMGTEDIERQIRRDTVWDRPTWPLGGWRIPPQPDVAAAFRRAMGLDEGNEPASEARSHGPKLGVAEQQALRVLELKPGVTWDEIKARYKGLAKQLHPDANGGDKTAEERLKLVNQAYSTLKHSALF comes from the coding sequence GTGGCACCGCGTTGCGATCATATGGATTGCGCCGAGCCCGGCCTCTACCGGGCGCCGAAGTCGCGGGACCGGCTCAACGACTACTTCAATTTCTGCCTCGAGCATGTGCGGGCCTACAACAAGGCCTGGAACTATTTCGAGGGGATGGGCACCGAGGATATCGAGCGGCAGATCCGGCGCGACACGGTCTGGGACCGCCCGACATGGCCGCTCGGCGGCTGGCGCATACCTCCCCAGCCGGACGTGGCCGCCGCTTTCCGGCGCGCCATGGGCCTGGACGAGGGAAACGAGCCGGCGAGCGAGGCACGCAGCCACGGACCCAAGCTTGGCGTCGCCGAGCAGCAGGCGCTGCGGGTCCTGGAGCTCAAGCCCGGCGTCACCTGGGACGAGATCAAGGCCCGCTACAAGGGACTTGCCAAGCAGCTTCACCCCGACGCTAATGGCGGCGACAAAACGGCCGAAGAGCGCTTGAAGCTCGTCAATCAGGCCTACAGCACGCTCAAGCACAGCGCGCTGTTCTGA
- a CDS encoding phosphoadenylyl-sulfate reductase, translated as MDVMFADCASRSFTEPAPAPAAKADPVMESLAGLEGMAAPAKAKRSPLAAYAADLDLRFLGMNTSKILSTAIRDLFPGRIAVVSSFGAEAAIVLQLVAEIDPSVPVIFLETGKHFDATLMYRDILSQRFGLTDLRSIEPDAAGVAAEDPDGDLWSRDPNRCCALRKVRPLERALKGFDAWITGRKRYHGAERSALPFAEASNGQIKINPLASWTSADVQAAFKRYRLPQHPLFDEGYASIGCAPCTRPIQAGENARDGRWSGTDKRECGIHLDYQI; from the coding sequence ATGGACGTGATGTTCGCCGACTGCGCCAGCCGCAGCTTCACCGAGCCGGCGCCGGCCCCGGCCGCCAAGGCCGATCCGGTGATGGAGAGCCTCGCCGGGCTCGAGGGCATGGCGGCGCCGGCCAAGGCGAAGCGCTCGCCGCTGGCGGCCTATGCGGCGGACCTCGATCTCCGCTTCCTCGGCATGAACACCTCGAAGATCCTCTCGACCGCGATCCGCGACCTCTTTCCCGGGCGCATCGCCGTGGTCTCCTCCTTCGGCGCCGAGGCCGCGATCGTGCTCCAGCTCGTGGCGGAGATCGATCCGTCGGTGCCGGTGATCTTCCTTGAGACGGGCAAGCATTTCGACGCGACCCTGATGTATCGGGACATCCTCAGCCAGCGCTTCGGGCTCACCGACCTGCGCTCGATCGAGCCCGATGCGGCGGGAGTCGCGGCCGAGGATCCTGACGGCGATCTCTGGTCGCGCGATCCCAACCGCTGCTGTGCGCTGCGCAAGGTGCGGCCGCTGGAGCGCGCGCTCAAGGGCTTCGACGCCTGGATCACCGGCCGCAAGCGCTATCACGGGGCCGAGCGCAGCGCACTGCCCTTCGCCGAGGCCTCCAACGGGCAGATCAAGATCAATCCGCTGGCGAGCTGGACCTCCGCCGACGTGCAGGCGGCCTTCAAGCGCTACCGCCTGCCGCAGCACCCGCTGTTCGACGAAGGCTATGCCTCGATCGGCTGCGCGCCCTGCACGCGGCCCATCCAGGCGGGCGAGAACGCGCGCGACGGCCGCTGGTCCGGCACCGACAAGCGCGAATGCGGCATCCATCTCGACTATCAGATTTGA
- a CDS encoding HlyC/CorC family transporter, which translates to MFGAILAILFLLCCSAFFAGAETALTAASRPRMHALAQENNRRALIVNELRTRMEQVIAALLLGNNLVNITASALATSVLIEMFGEHGVIYATAGMTVLVVLFGEVLPKTIAINNPDRTALGVAPPMRIFVAVATPVTTLIGWVVRGTMRLFGARLVTELGRDQTEEELRGAIDLHTEAAQRTETATELQEAGAMMHSILDLGQVMVLDIMVHRRNVTMIDADQPPAETVAQVLASPHTRIPIYQGNPDNIVGVLHAKALLRAVRAEQQASDKVDVRAIAAKPWFIPSTTTLLAQLRAFRERREHFALVVDEYGALLGIVTLEDILEEIVGEIDDEHDIRVRGLRKTPDGSIEVEGQVTIRDLNRQLGWKLPDEDASTIAGLVLHEARRIPEVGQVFMFHGCRFEVLERQRNRIKRLRIRPLAPATEVPAEAANA; encoded by the coding sequence ATGTTCGGCGCCATCCTGGCCATTCTCTTCCTGCTCTGCTGCTCGGCCTTCTTCGCCGGGGCCGAGACCGCGCTGACCGCGGCCTCGCGCCCGCGCATGCATGCGCTGGCGCAGGAGAACAACCGCCGGGCCCTGATCGTCAACGAGCTGCGTACCCGCATGGAGCAGGTGATCGCCGCCCTCCTGCTCGGCAACAATCTCGTCAACATCACCGCCTCGGCGCTCGCCACCAGCGTGCTGATCGAGATGTTCGGCGAGCACGGCGTGATCTACGCCACGGCCGGCATGACCGTGCTGGTGGTGCTGTTCGGCGAGGTGCTGCCCAAGACGATCGCCATCAACAATCCCGATCGGACGGCACTCGGCGTGGCGCCGCCGATGCGGATCTTCGTCGCCGTCGCGACACCGGTAACGACGCTGATCGGCTGGGTGGTGCGCGGCACGATGCGGCTGTTCGGCGCGCGGCTGGTGACGGAGCTGGGCCGCGACCAGACCGAGGAAGAGCTGCGCGGTGCGATCGATCTCCATACCGAGGCGGCGCAGCGGACCGAGACGGCGACCGAGCTTCAGGAAGCCGGCGCCATGATGCATTCGATCCTCGATCTGGGCCAGGTGATGGTGCTCGACATCATGGTCCATCGCCGCAACGTCACTATGATCGATGCCGACCAGCCGCCCGCCGAGACGGTGGCGCAGGTGCTGGCGAGCCCGCATACCCGCATCCCGATCTATCAGGGCAATCCCGACAACATCGTCGGCGTGCTCCATGCCAAGGCGCTGCTGCGCGCGGTGCGTGCCGAGCAGCAGGCCTCGGACAAGGTCGATGTGCGCGCCATCGCCGCCAAGCCCTGGTTCATCCCCAGCACCACGACGCTCCTGGCGCAGCTGCGCGCCTTCCGCGAGCGGCGCGAGCATTTCGCGCTCGTGGTCGACGAGTATGGCGCGCTGCTCGGGATCGTCACGCTCGAGGACATCCTCGAGGAGATCGTCGGCGAGATCGACGACGAGCACGACATCCGGGTCCGCGGCCTGCGCAAGACGCCGGACGGCAGCATCGAGGTCGAGGGCCAGGTGACGATCCGCGACCTCAACCGCCAGCTCGGCTGGAAGCTGCCGGACGAGGACGCCTCCACCATCGCCGGCCTCGTGCTGCACGAGGCGCGGCGCATCCCCGAGGTCGGCCAGGTCTTCATGTTCCATGGCTGCCGCTTCGAGGTGCTGGAGCGCCAGCGCAACCGGATCAAGCGGCTGCGGATCCGTCCCCTGGCGCCCGCGACCGAGGTGCCCGCGGAAGCGGCCAACGCGTAG
- a CDS encoding ribbon-helix-helix domain-containing protein → MTIDLSRRRPQVRNIKLAGRRTSLRLEPEFWDALDEIVTREHSTLNALCERIKGRRSAANLTAAVRLYVLRYFRTAATESGHRGAGHGRNSARGSRAVAL, encoded by the coding sequence ATGACAATCGATTTGTCGCGACGGCGGCCGCAGGTACGCAACATCAAGCTTGCGGGCCGTCGCACCAGCTTGCGACTGGAACCTGAATTCTGGGATGCGCTCGACGAGATCGTCACGCGGGAGCATTCGACCTTGAATGCGTTGTGCGAGCGGATCAAAGGCCGCCGCAGCGCCGCCAACCTGACCGCGGCCGTGCGGCTCTATGTGCTGCGCTATTTCCGCACTGCGGCCACGGAATCCGGCCACCGCGGCGCGGGACATGGGCGGAACTCGGCCCGCGGCTCGCGCGCGGTCGCGCTCTGA
- a CDS encoding DMT family transporter: protein MTVSTSVSEHHDRRGAFLLLGAIVLLWGINWPIMKVGLSSIPPFWFGGLRLLLGSASLFLLLGARGQLALPARGDWPLIASVGLLQMAGFLALVNTGLLHVPAGRSAVLCYTTPLWVAPGAALLLGEKLSGRKLAGLALGLVGLLVLFQPGSFDWSDRPALLGNAYLLGGALLWSFTILHIRGRRWQGSALALAPWQLLVGAVPLLAVAALTEGGPAVIDWNPGSLLVLAYNGPVASAFCYWAAVVVTRRLPALTASLAFLTVPAMGLASSALALGERPDASLLGGFVLILIGLVLVETRRKQPA from the coding sequence GTGACCGTCAGCACTTCCGTCAGCGAGCATCACGATCGCCGCGGCGCCTTCCTGCTCCTGGGCGCCATCGTCCTGCTGTGGGGCATCAACTGGCCGATCATGAAGGTGGGGCTGAGCTCGATCCCGCCTTTCTGGTTCGGCGGGCTCCGGTTGCTGCTGGGCTCGGCCTCGCTGTTCCTGCTGCTGGGCGCGCGCGGACAGCTCGCCCTGCCGGCGCGCGGCGACTGGCCGCTGATCGCCAGCGTCGGCCTGCTGCAGATGGCGGGCTTCCTGGCGCTGGTGAATACCGGGCTCCTCCATGTGCCCGCCGGCCGTTCCGCGGTCCTTTGTTATACGACGCCGCTCTGGGTGGCGCCGGGCGCCGCGCTGCTGCTGGGCGAAAAGCTGAGCGGGCGCAAGCTGGCGGGGCTCGCGCTGGGGCTGGTGGGGCTGCTCGTCCTGTTCCAGCCGGGAAGCTTCGACTGGTCGGACCGGCCGGCCCTTCTCGGCAATGCGTACCTTTTGGGCGGCGCGCTGCTCTGGAGCTTCACCATTCTCCATATCCGCGGCCGCCGCTGGCAGGGTTCGGCTCTGGCTCTCGCGCCCTGGCAGCTCCTGGTCGGTGCCGTTCCCTTGCTGGCGGTCGCGGCGCTGACCGAAGGCGGCCCCGCCGTCATCGACTGGAATCCCGGCAGCCTGCTGGTGCTGGCCTATAACGGGCCGGTCGCCTCCGCCTTCTGCTATTGGGCGGCGGTCGTCGTCACCCGCCGGCTGCCGGCGCTGACGGCGTCGCTCGCCTTCCTGACCGTGCCGGCCATGGGCCTGGCGAGCTCGGCCCTGGCGCTCGGCGAACGTCCCGACGCCTCGCTTCTCGGCGGGTTCGTCCTGATCCTGATCGGTCTCGTTCTGGTCGAGACGCGCCGCAAGCAACCCGCATAG
- a CDS encoding esterase-like activity of phytase family protein, with protein MRRHRPIRGRAVLSYILRSALLALVLAFAVPTAPAADEAPLKTLPVPLDPMHPAITRLGALDYVAGFVLMPAPTLLATKPAAPWGGLSDMMLAPDGTALLSVADIGWWWRLTLTRDAQGRLTGVPTAEAAPLRDLVGAPLVKKFESDAESMTRLADGRWLVGFERDHRIWSYPGADAAVSLPEGPATSFGAPAEIRDLPENNGIEAMAELPGGRLLMLAEGEEDAPGDGKGWIGKPGAWSPVTIRRSDGFRPTALAALPSGGVLLLERYFTKANGPGARISYLPAASLAGNARLEPTLLAEWHLPLTVDNFECLAVTPAPEGGFYIFVMSDDNQNPLQRTLLLQFHWAGA; from the coding sequence GTGAGGCGGCACCGCCCCATCCGCGGGCGTGCCGTTCTCAGCTACATCCTTCGTTCGGCGCTGCTGGCGCTCGTCCTCGCCTTCGCGGTGCCGACGGCGCCGGCGGCCGACGAGGCGCCGCTCAAGACGCTGCCGGTGCCGCTCGATCCGATGCATCCGGCGATCACGAGGCTCGGCGCCCTCGACTATGTCGCGGGCTTCGTGCTGATGCCGGCCCCCACCCTGCTCGCGACCAAGCCCGCGGCACCCTGGGGCGGGCTCTCGGACATGATGCTGGCGCCCGACGGCACGGCGCTTCTGAGCGTCGCCGATATCGGCTGGTGGTGGCGCCTCACGCTTACGCGCGACGCGCAAGGGCGGCTGACCGGCGTGCCCACGGCGGAAGCGGCACCGCTGCGTGACCTGGTCGGCGCGCCCCTGGTCAAGAAATTCGAGTCCGATGCCGAATCGATGACGCGGCTCGCGGACGGCCGTTGGCTCGTCGGGTTCGAGCGCGATCACCGGATCTGGAGCTATCCGGGCGCCGATGCCGCCGTGAGCCTGCCCGAAGGGCCCGCGACCTCCTTCGGCGCGCCGGCCGAGATCCGGGACCTGCCTGAGAACAACGGCATCGAGGCGATGGCCGAGCTGCCCGGCGGGCGGCTGCTGATGCTGGCCGAGGGCGAGGAGGATGCGCCTGGCGACGGCAAAGGCTGGATCGGCAAGCCCGGTGCCTGGAGCCCGGTGACGATCCGGCGCAGCGACGGCTTCCGCCCGACCGCGCTGGCCGCGCTCCCGTCGGGCGGCGTTCTTCTGCTCGAGCGTTATTTCACCAAGGCAAACGGACCCGGCGCGCGGATCTCCTACCTGCCCGCCGCCTCGCTCGCCGGCAATGCCCGCCTGGAGCCGACGCTGCTGGCCGAATGGCATCTGCCGCTGACGGTCGACAATTTCGAATGTCTCGCCGTGACGCCGGCGCCCGAGGGCGGCTTCTATATTTTCGTGATGTCCGACGACAACCAGAACCCGCTCCAGCGCACGCTGCTGCTGCAGTTCCACTGGGCGGGGGCGTAG
- the rpmB gene encoding 50S ribosomal protein L28 codes for MARRCPLTGKGIQSGHNVSHANNKTKRRFMPNLQQASLVSDALGGVVHIRLSVNALRTVEHNGGIDAYLLGIADTRLSDDARRLKKRIEKALAKQQKAA; via the coding sequence ATGGCGCGCCGCTGCCCCTTGACCGGCAAAGGCATCCAGTCGGGCCACAATGTGAGCCACGCCAACAACAAGACCAAGCGGCGGTTCATGCCCAACCTGCAGCAGGCGTCGCTCGTGAGCGATGCGCTCGGTGGCGTCGTCCATATCCGCCTCAGCGTCAATGCGCTGCGCACGGTCGAGCATAATGGCGGCATCGACGCCTATCTGCTCGGGATCGCCGATACGCGCCTGTCCGACGACGCACGCCGGCTGAAGAAGCGGATCGAGAAGGCGCTCGCCAAGCAGCAGAAGGCCGCCTGA
- a CDS encoding DUF2889 domain-containing protein encodes MPLSAPAPRKHLHTRRYEFCGYEREDGLWDIEGRITDTKTYGFANEFRGEIKPGEPIHDMSVRLTLDDELTVAAIEVSSDAGPYRICPDIVPDFQVMKGERIKPGWHRRVKELLGGVKGCTHIVEMMGSMGTVAYQTMYWRRKRSAGEKSPPPINTCHAFAADSEVVKRFYPQFYRGQ; translated from the coding sequence ATGCCGTTGTCCGCTCCCGCTCCCCGCAAGCATCTCCATACCCGCCGCTACGAGTTCTGCGGCTATGAGCGCGAGGACGGGCTGTGGGACATCGAGGGGCGCATCACCGACACGAAGACCTACGGCTTCGCCAACGAGTTTCGCGGCGAGATCAAGCCGGGCGAGCCGATCCACGATATGAGCGTGCGCCTGACGCTCGACGACGAGCTGACCGTCGCCGCGATCGAGGTCTCGAGCGATGCGGGTCCCTATCGGATCTGCCCGGACATCGTCCCCGACTTCCAGGTGATGAAGGGCGAGCGGATCAAGCCGGGATGGCACCGGCGCGTGAAGGAGCTGCTCGGCGGCGTCAAGGGCTGTACCCATATTGTCGAGATGATGGGCTCGATGGGTACGGTGGCCTATCAAACGATGTACTGGCGCCGCAAGCGCAGCGCCGGCGAGAAATCGCCGCCGCCGATCAACACCTGCCACGCCTTCGCCGCCGACAGCGAGGTGGTCAAGCGCTTCTATCCGCAGTTCTATCGCGGCCAGTAG
- the cobT gene encoding cobaltochelatase subunit CobT, with amino-acid sequence MAQNESAVEAFRRVTAAAMRAIAHKTELNVTFAPGQHGLAGNEARLPLPARDLPKTEVAQVRGEADAIALKLRLHNAETHRREAPRTEMGRQIFDAVEQARVEAVGSRHMSGVTDNLAAALDEHCRQRGYARVTEREQAPLSEVLRLLAREAMTGQAVPKAAKRIVDLWKPVLGDKVLGDLTRMADAADDQRAYAKATRQMLSDLDVDLGPEDAQPEDSEENDQDDQNDDTDQTKGEGGEQQKSEAAAMETEAGDRGQDDAEAQETETSSDEMADAEEEAPGRPGRPPQSDLSNRSNEPTYKAYCTDYDEIVEAADLCDPDELGRLRQLLDQQLQHLQAVVGKLANRLQRRLMAQQSRSWEFDLEEGLLDSAKLSRVVVNPVLPLSYKREKDMEFRDTVVSLLIDNSGSMRGRPITVAAMSADILARTLERCGVKVEVLGFTTRMWKGGQSRERWLAGGKPANPGRLNDLRHIIYKSADAPWRRARKSLGLMLREGILKENIDGEALLWAHERLLARPEQRRILMVISDGAPVDDSTLSVNPGNYLERHLREVIDWIETRSPVELVAIGIGHDVTRYYRRAVTIVDAEQLGGTMMEKLAELFDEAQAQPKNQRGRTRRTALH; translated from the coding sequence ATGGCCCAGAACGAGAGCGCAGTCGAGGCCTTCCGGCGCGTGACCGCCGCCGCGATGCGCGCGATCGCGCACAAGACCGAGCTCAACGTGACCTTCGCGCCCGGCCAGCACGGGCTCGCGGGCAACGAGGCACGCCTGCCTTTGCCGGCGCGCGACCTGCCCAAGACCGAGGTCGCCCAGGTCCGCGGCGAGGCCGACGCGATCGCGCTCAAGCTCAGGCTCCACAACGCCGAAACCCACCGCCGCGAAGCGCCCCGCACCGAGATGGGGCGCCAGATCTTCGACGCGGTCGAGCAGGCCCGCGTCGAGGCGGTCGGATCGCGCCACATGTCGGGCGTCACCGACAACCTGGCGGCGGCGCTCGACGAGCATTGCCGGCAGCGCGGCTATGCGCGCGTGACCGAGCGCGAGCAGGCGCCGCTCTCCGAGGTGCTGCGGCTCCTGGCGCGCGAGGCGATGACCGGCCAAGCAGTGCCCAAGGCCGCCAAGCGCATCGTCGATCTCTGGAAGCCGGTGCTGGGCGACAAGGTGCTGGGCGATCTGACACGGATGGCCGATGCCGCCGACGATCAGCGCGCCTATGCCAAGGCGACGCGCCAGATGCTGTCCGATCTCGATGTGGATCTGGGGCCGGAGGACGCGCAGCCCGAGGATTCCGAGGAAAACGACCAGGACGACCAGAACGACGATACCGACCAGACCAAGGGCGAAGGCGGCGAGCAGCAGAAATCCGAAGCGGCCGCGATGGAGACCGAGGCCGGCGATCGCGGCCAGGACGATGCCGAGGCGCAGGAGACCGAGACCTCCTCCGACGAGATGGCCGATGCCGAGGAGGAGGCGCCGGGCCGCCCCGGCCGGCCGCCGCAGTCCGATCTCTCGAACCGCAGCAACGAGCCCACCTACAAGGCCTATTGCACCGATTACGACGAGATCGTCGAGGCGGCCGACCTCTGCGATCCCGACGAGCTCGGGCGCCTGCGCCAGCTGCTCGATCAGCAGCTCCAGCATCTCCAGGCCGTCGTCGGCAAGCTCGCCAACCGGCTGCAGCGCCGCCTGATGGCGCAGCAGTCGCGCTCCTGGGAGTTCGATCTCGAGGAAGGCCTGCTGGACAGTGCGAAACTGAGCCGCGTCGTGGTCAACCCGGTCCTGCCGCTCTCCTACAAGCGCGAGAAGGACATGGAGTTCCGCGACACGGTGGTGTCGCTCCTCATCGACAATTCGGGCTCGATGCGCGGCCGGCCGATCACGGTCGCGGCCATGAGCGCCGACATCCTGGCACGCACGCTCGAGCGCTGCGGCGTCAAGGTCGAGGTGCTGGGCTTCACCACCCGCATGTGGAAGGGCGGCCAGTCGCGCGAGCGCTGGCTCGCCGGCGGCAAGCCCGCCAATCCGGGCCGGCTCAACGACCTGCGCCACATCATCTACAAGAGCGCCGACGCGCCCTGGCGGCGCGCGCGCAAGAGCCTCGGCCTCATGCTGCGCGAGGGCATCCTCAAGGAGAACATCGACGGCGAAGCCCTGCTCTGGGCCCATGAGCGGCTGCTGGCGCGCCCCGAGCAGCGCCGCATCCTGATGGTGATCTCGGACGGCGCGCCGGTCGACGATTCCACCCTCTCCGTCAATCCGGGCAACTATCTCGAGCGCCATCTGCGCGAGGTGATCGACTGGATCGAGACGCGCTCGCCGGTCGAGCTGGTCGCCATCGGCATCGGCCATGACGTCACGCGCTATTACCGGCGCGCCGTCACCATCGTCGATGCCGAGCAGCTCGGCGGCACGATGATGGAGAAGCTGGCCGAGCTGTTCGACGAGGCCCAGGCGCAGCCGAAGAATCAGCGCGGCCGCACGCGCCGCACCGCCCTCCATTGA
- the cobS gene encoding cobaltochelatase subunit CobS — MATESTTTNGRPQLPDITISVQQTFGLESDMQVPAFSQPSEHVPDVDEAYRFDHDTTLAILAGFAYNRRVLIQGYHGTGKSTHIEQVAARLNWPCIRVNLDSHISRIDLIGKDAIVLREGKQVTEYREGLLPWALQHPTALVFDEYDAGRPDVMFVIQRVLEVEGKLTLLDQNKVLRPHPAFRLFATANTIGLGDTSGLYHGTQQINQGQMDRWNIVTVLNYLPHDDEVNIVLAKAPTYDNDQGRKTISAMVALADLTRSGFIAGDISTVMSPRTVITWAENARIFNDVAFAFKVTFLNKCDEIERATVAEYYQRCFGTELKQTGKTQLV; from the coding sequence ATGGCAACCGAAAGCACGACGACCAACGGGCGCCCGCAATTGCCCGACATCACCATTTCTGTCCAGCAGACCTTCGGTCTGGAATCGGACATGCAGGTGCCGGCCTTCAGCCAGCCCTCCGAGCACGTGCCGGACGTGGACGAAGCCTATCGCTTCGATCACGACACCACGCTCGCGATCCTGGCTGGCTTCGCCTACAACCGACGCGTCCTGATCCAGGGCTATCACGGCACCGGCAAGTCGACCCATATCGAGCAGGTCGCGGCGCGCCTCAACTGGCCCTGCATCCGCGTCAATCTCGACAGCCATATCAGCCGCATCGACCTGATCGGCAAGGACGCCATCGTGCTGCGCGAAGGCAAGCAGGTGACCGAGTATCGCGAAGGTCTCCTGCCCTGGGCGCTGCAGCACCCGACGGCGCTCGTGTTCGACGAGTATGACGCGGGCCGCCCCGACGTGATGTTCGTGATCCAGCGCGTGCTCGAGGTCGAGGGCAAGCTGACGCTGCTCGACCAGAACAAGGTGCTCCGTCCGCATCCGGCCTTCCGGCTGTTCGCGACCGCCAACACCATCGGCCTCGGCGACACCTCGGGGCTCTATCACGGCACGCAGCAGATCAACCAGGGCCAGATGGACCGCTGGAACATCGTCACCGTGCTGAACTATCTGCCGCACGACGACGAGGTGAACATCGTCCTCGCCAAGGCGCCGACCTACGACAACGACCAGGGCCGCAAGACCATCTCGGCCATGGTGGCGCTGGCGGATCTCACTCGCTCCGGCTTCATCGCCGGCGACATCTCGACCGTCATGTCGCCGCGCACGGTGATCACCTGGGCGGAGAACGCGCGGATCTTCAACGACGTCGCCTTCGCCTTCAAGGTGACGTTCCTCAACAAGTGCGACGAGATCGAGCGCGCGACGGTGGCCGAGTACTACCAGCGCTGCTTCGGCACCGAGCTGAAGCAGACCGGCAAGACCCAGCTCGTCTGA
- the aroB gene encoding 3-dehydroquinate synthase has protein sequence MNVTASGPATEIGRLAVDLGSRRYEILVGGGLIARAGSLVLPLLKNRRVLIVTDATVGRLYLEELVHSLEAAGIRQDSIVLPPGEATKDFRHLEELCSRLLEARIERNQMILALGGGVIGDITGFAASIVLRGVDFIQIPTTLLAQVDSSVGGKTGINTAQGKNLVGSFYQPRLVLADIDALDSLPRRELLAGYAEVVKYGLINDPAFFSWLETHGADLVEGDTAARRQAVMTSCAAKAAVVAADEREADQRALLNLGHTFGHALEAECGYTDELLHGEAVAIGMVMAFELSAMLGLSPPEDTARLVRHLAAVGLPTSPAAIGRDFDADRLIHHMQQDKKVKDGRLTFVLARGIGRAFVSREVEPAQLEALLARSLAA, from the coding sequence ATGAACGTCACGGCTTCCGGCCCGGCGACGGAGATCGGCCGCCTTGCCGTCGATCTCGGGTCGCGCCGCTACGAGATCCTGGTCGGCGGCGGGCTGATCGCGCGCGCCGGCAGCCTGGTCCTGCCGCTCCTGAAGAACCGGCGCGTGCTGATCGTGACCGACGCGACCGTGGGCCGGCTCTATCTCGAGGAGCTGGTGCACAGCCTCGAGGCTGCCGGCATCCGGCAGGATTCCATCGTTCTGCCGCCGGGCGAGGCGACCAAGGATTTCCGCCACCTGGAGGAGCTCTGCAGTCGCCTGCTGGAGGCGCGCATCGAGCGCAACCAGATGATCCTGGCGCTGGGCGGCGGCGTGATCGGCGACATCACCGGTTTCGCCGCCAGCATCGTGCTGCGCGGCGTCGACTTCATCCAGATCCCGACCACGCTGCTGGCCCAGGTGGACAGCTCGGTCGGCGGCAAGACCGGCATCAACACCGCCCAGGGCAAGAACCTGGTCGGCAGCTTCTACCAGCCGCGCCTGGTGCTGGCCGATATCGACGCGCTCGACAGCCTGCCGCGACGCGAGCTCCTGGCGGGCTATGCCGAGGTGGTGAAATACGGGCTCATCAACGACCCGGCCTTCTTCTCCTGGCTCGAGACCCATGGCGCCGACCTGGTCGAAGGCGACACCGCCGCACGCCGGCAGGCGGTCATGACGAGCTGCGCCGCCAAGGCCGCGGTGGTCGCGGCCGACGAGCGCGAGGCCGACCAGCGCGCGCTCCTCAATCTGGGCCATACCTTCGGCCATGCGCTCGAGGCCGAGTGCGGCTACACGGACGAGCTGCTGCATGGCGAGGCGGTCGCGATCGGCATGGTGATGGCATTCGAGCTGTCGGCGATGCTGGGTCTTTCTCCTCCCGAGGACACGGCCCGGCTGGTGCGCCACCTGGCGGCCGTGGGGCTGCCGACCTCGCCCGCCGCCATCGGCCGCGATTTCGACGCCGATCGCCTGATCCATCACATGCAGCAGGACAAGAAGGTGAAGGACGGGCGCCTGACCTTCGTACTGGCGCGGGGCATCGGCCGGGCCTTCGTCTCGCGCGAGGTGGAGCCCGCCCAGCTCGAAGCGCTCCTGGCGCGATCCTTGGCCGCCTAG
- a CDS encoding BolA family protein: protein MDKPVAQAIETKLRQALSPTHLSIIDESGLHAGHAGARAGGESHFRVEVESAAFAGLSRVERQRRVHAVLAAELAGPVHALSLRLTAPGEHRTAG, encoded by the coding sequence ATGGACAAGCCGGTGGCACAGGCGATCGAAACCAAGCTGCGGCAGGCGCTGAGCCCGACGCATCTGTCCATCATCGACGAGTCCGGGCTTCACGCCGGCCATGCCGGGGCCAGGGCGGGGGGCGAGAGCCATTTCCGCGTCGAAGTCGAATCGGCCGCCTTCGCCGGGCTGTCGCGCGTCGAGCGGCAAAGGCGGGTGCATGCGGTTCTTGCCGCCGAGTTGGCTGGACCGGTCCATGCGCTGTCGCTTCGCCTGACAGCGCCCGGGGAACACCGTACGGCCGGGTAG